A window of the Henckelia pumila isolate YLH828 chromosome 3, ASM3356847v2, whole genome shotgun sequence genome harbors these coding sequences:
- the LOC140893175 gene encoding protein trichome birefringence-like 3 isoform X2: MSTPRPPRGEVPLSLIIYAFGGLTFLALLYAERISSFSSIAVFRLKSCARRNSGNNSDVAVDLDVDALNYAGDSDLLEFDAEECSVVHGKWVFNSSIKPLYFEKSCPYLDRQVTCLMNGRPDSDYRHWQWQPDDCNLPRFNPKIALENLQGKRLMFVGDSLQRGQWQSFVCLVNSVIPEGQKYMKRGRLHTIFKAKKFNATVEYYWAPYLVESNTDYPVLTDPRKRIVRVDSVAKHAKHWIGVDILVFSTYVWWLGGLKIKSLWEPFPNGSKEGYDELDALVSYRLGLQTWANWVDSNVDPNKTRVFFTTMSPTHHRSEDWGDDQGIKCFNETSPIGKKRHWGTGSDKRIMRVMDDVIGNMKVPVTLINITQLSEYRKDAHVSIYTEVGGKLLTDEENADPLYHADCIHWCLPGVPDVWNQILYAHLL; the protein is encoded by the exons ATGAGCACCCCACGGCCTCCGCGAGGAGAGGTACCCTTGTCGTTGATTATCTACGCCTTTGGTGGGTTGACCTTTCTCGCGCTTTTATACGCTGAAAGAATCAGCTCTTTTTCTTCCATCGCCGTTTTCAGGTTGAAGTCATGTGCTAGAAGAAATTCTGGTAACAATTCTGATGTTGCTGT AGATCTAGACGTCGATGCATTGAATTATGCGGGCGATAGTGATCTGTTAGAGTTCGACGCTGAGGAGTGCAGTGTTGTGCATGGAAAATGGGTGTTCAACAGTTCGATCAAGCCGTTGTATTTCGAAAAATCATGTCCTTATCTGGATAGGCAGGTTACTTGTCTCATGAATGGAAGGCCGGATTCCGACTACAGGCACTGGCAATGGCAGCCTGATGACTGCAATCTGCCGAG GTTCAATCCTAAAATAGCACTTGAAAATCTTCAAGGTAAGAGACTAATGTTTGTGGGAGATTCTCTACAAAGAGGGCAGTGGCAATCTTTCGTTTGCCTCGTAAATTCGGTCATACCGGAGGGACAGAAATACATGAAACGAGGCCGTCTGCACACGATCTTCAAAGCCAAG AAATTCAACGCGACCGTCGAGTACTATTGGGCTCCATATCTAGTCGAATCCAACACGGATTACCCTGTACTAACAGACCCGAGGAAGAGAATTGTGAGAGTTGATTCAGTAGCCAAGCATGCCAAACATTGGATAGGAGTCGACATCCTCGTGTTTAGTACCTACGTTTGGTGGCTGGGCGGACTCAAAATCAAGTCACT ATGGGAACCGTTTCCGAACGGATCAAAAGAAGGGTACGACGAATTGGACGCTCTTGTTTCATACAGACTGGGACTCCAAACATGGGCGAATTGGGTGGATTCAAACGTAGATCCTAACAAAACACGCGTCTTTTTCACAACAATGTCCCCAACTCACCACAG GAGTGAGGACTGGGGCGACGACCAAGGGATAAAATGCTTCAATGAGACGAGCCCCATCGGGAAGAAACGACACTGGGGAACCGGCTCAGACAAGCGGATAATGCGCGTGATGGACGATGTGATCGGGAACATGAAAGTCCCTGTGACTTTGATCAACATCACTCAGCTATCAGAATATCGAAAAGACGCGCACGTATCGATTTACACCGAGGTTGGGGGGAAGTTGCTAACAGATGAGGAAAATGCTGATCCATTGTATCATGCAGATTGCATACATTGGTGTTTGCCAGGAGTTCCAGATGTTTGGAATCAAATACTCTACGCACATTTGTTGTAG
- the LOC140893175 gene encoding protein trichome birefringence-like 3 isoform X1, with protein MSTPRPPRGEVPLSLIIYAFGGLTFLALLYAERISSFSSIAVFRLKSCARRNSGNNSFIDGRDLDVDALNYAGDSDLLEFDAEECSVVHGKWVFNSSIKPLYFEKSCPYLDRQVTCLMNGRPDSDYRHWQWQPDDCNLPRFNPKIALENLQGKRLMFVGDSLQRGQWQSFVCLVNSVIPEGQKYMKRGRLHTIFKAKKFNATVEYYWAPYLVESNTDYPVLTDPRKRIVRVDSVAKHAKHWIGVDILVFSTYVWWLGGLKIKSLWEPFPNGSKEGYDELDALVSYRLGLQTWANWVDSNVDPNKTRVFFTTMSPTHHRSEDWGDDQGIKCFNETSPIGKKRHWGTGSDKRIMRVMDDVIGNMKVPVTLINITQLSEYRKDAHVSIYTEVGGKLLTDEENADPLYHADCIHWCLPGVPDVWNQILYAHLL; from the exons ATGAGCACCCCACGGCCTCCGCGAGGAGAGGTACCCTTGTCGTTGATTATCTACGCCTTTGGTGGGTTGACCTTTCTCGCGCTTTTATACGCTGAAAGAATCAGCTCTTTTTCTTCCATCGCCGTTTTCAGGTTGAAGTCATGTGCTAGAAGAAATTCTGGTAACAATTC TTTCATAGATGGGAGAGATCTAGACGTCGATGCATTGAATTATGCGGGCGATAGTGATCTGTTAGAGTTCGACGCTGAGGAGTGCAGTGTTGTGCATGGAAAATGGGTGTTCAACAGTTCGATCAAGCCGTTGTATTTCGAAAAATCATGTCCTTATCTGGATAGGCAGGTTACTTGTCTCATGAATGGAAGGCCGGATTCCGACTACAGGCACTGGCAATGGCAGCCTGATGACTGCAATCTGCCGAG GTTCAATCCTAAAATAGCACTTGAAAATCTTCAAGGTAAGAGACTAATGTTTGTGGGAGATTCTCTACAAAGAGGGCAGTGGCAATCTTTCGTTTGCCTCGTAAATTCGGTCATACCGGAGGGACAGAAATACATGAAACGAGGCCGTCTGCACACGATCTTCAAAGCCAAG AAATTCAACGCGACCGTCGAGTACTATTGGGCTCCATATCTAGTCGAATCCAACACGGATTACCCTGTACTAACAGACCCGAGGAAGAGAATTGTGAGAGTTGATTCAGTAGCCAAGCATGCCAAACATTGGATAGGAGTCGACATCCTCGTGTTTAGTACCTACGTTTGGTGGCTGGGCGGACTCAAAATCAAGTCACT ATGGGAACCGTTTCCGAACGGATCAAAAGAAGGGTACGACGAATTGGACGCTCTTGTTTCATACAGACTGGGACTCCAAACATGGGCGAATTGGGTGGATTCAAACGTAGATCCTAACAAAACACGCGTCTTTTTCACAACAATGTCCCCAACTCACCACAG GAGTGAGGACTGGGGCGACGACCAAGGGATAAAATGCTTCAATGAGACGAGCCCCATCGGGAAGAAACGACACTGGGGAACCGGCTCAGACAAGCGGATAATGCGCGTGATGGACGATGTGATCGGGAACATGAAAGTCCCTGTGACTTTGATCAACATCACTCAGCTATCAGAATATCGAAAAGACGCGCACGTATCGATTTACACCGAGGTTGGGGGGAAGTTGCTAACAGATGAGGAAAATGCTGATCCATTGTATCATGCAGATTGCATACATTGGTGTTTGCCAGGAGTTCCAGATGTTTGGAATCAAATACTCTACGCACATTTGTTGTAG
- the LOC140886817 gene encoding uncharacterized protein encodes MAGGGNFVHRVISYVANELIVNGLANNLSFQRFAVRTSRRVEEFSDIAAQKKKELAEQMKDVTKNFESFKNQ; translated from the exons atgGCTGGGGGTGGAAATTTCGTTCACAGAGTCATATCATATGTGGCAAATGAGCTCATTGTCAATGGACTCGCCAACAA TCTTAGTTTCCAGAGGTTTGCGGTGAGGACTTCAAGGCGGGTAGAGGAATTTTCCGATATTG CTGCTCAAAAGAAGAAAGAACTAGCTGAGCAAATGAAGGACGTAACAAAGAACTTTGAG TCATTTAAGAACCAGTGA